From a single Mycolicibacterium mengxianglii genomic region:
- the cmrA gene encoding mycolate reductase (Catalyzes the final step in mycolic acid biosynthesis.) has protein sequence MPLPAPSIDARAVVTGASHGIGEALATELAARGYHLIVTARRESLLNDLAERLSTRYGVTVDVWPADLTDPTHRAKLADELATRNVSILCANAGVATLGPVAELDPAGERALVQLNVVAVHDLVLAVLPGMLARGAGGILISGSAAGNSPIPNNAAYSSSKAFLNTFSEALRWELRSTGVYVTLLAPGPVNSGLPDFVEESVVDKVIPDYMWVSTEYTAKASLDGLRRNKMRVVPGLPAKAMSLASTYLPRAVLAPIVGNVYKKLGGG, from the coding sequence GTGCCGCTACCCGCCCCCAGCATCGACGCTCGTGCCGTGGTCACCGGAGCCTCGCATGGCATCGGCGAAGCACTGGCCACCGAACTGGCCGCGCGCGGCTATCACCTGATCGTCACCGCGCGTCGCGAAAGCTTGCTCAACGACTTGGCTGAGCGGCTGTCCACCAGGTACGGGGTGACCGTCGACGTCTGGCCGGCGGATCTCACCGACCCGACCCACCGGGCGAAGCTGGCCGACGAACTGGCCACGCGGAACGTTTCGATCCTGTGCGCCAACGCGGGCGTCGCCACGCTCGGTCCGGTTGCAGAACTGGATCCGGCCGGCGAACGGGCACTGGTACAGCTCAACGTCGTGGCAGTTCACGACCTGGTCTTGGCCGTATTGCCGGGGATGCTCGCCCGGGGCGCCGGCGGGATCCTGATTTCCGGTTCCGCTGCAGGGAATTCACCGATACCCAACAACGCTGCGTATTCGTCCAGCAAGGCTTTTCTGAACACCTTCAGCGAGGCGTTGCGCTGGGAGCTGAGAAGCACCGGCGTATATGTGACGCTGTTGGCACCCGGTCCGGTGAATTCCGGATTACCGGATTTCGTCGAGGAATCGGTGGTTGACAAGGTGATTCCGGACTATATGTGGGTGTCTACCGAGTACACCGCGAAGGCGTCGTTGGATGGGTTGCGGCGCAACAAGATGCGCGTCGTGCCCGGCCTGCCCGCGAAAGCGATGTCGTTGGCCAGTACGTATCTACCGCGCGCTGTCCTCGCGCCGATCGTGGGCAACGTCTACAAGAAGTTGGGCGGCGGGTAA
- a CDS encoding phthiotriol/phenolphthiotriol dimycocerosates methyltransferase, translating into MATTNRLVSSPFVNRLVTNRLVFHLLFTSFVTKRFASQTHLLGEDDWLFLNYGYEEDPPMAVPLEASDEPHRYFIQLYHRTAAQADLSGKKVLEVSCGHGGGSSYLTRTLKPASYTGLDLNPAGIEFCKKRHHLPGLEFVHGDAQSLPFPDDSFDAVVNVEASHLYPDVPSFFAGVARVLRPGGHFLYADFRRRGAVDEWEAQMADTPFRMVSHAIIDADVLRGNEKNRPRKQALIDHHGAATARGFTRLSSDLTDWAFNGALRNGEFTYRVYSFVKD; encoded by the coding sequence GTGGCCACCACTAATCGTTTGGTATCCAGCCCGTTCGTGAATCGTCTGGTAACGAACCGGCTTGTCTTCCACTTGCTCTTCACGTCCTTCGTCACGAAACGCTTCGCCTCCCAAACGCACCTGCTCGGCGAGGACGACTGGCTGTTCTTGAACTACGGCTACGAGGAGGATCCTCCGATGGCTGTGCCGCTGGAGGCATCCGACGAGCCCCACCGGTACTTCATCCAGCTCTACCACCGCACGGCGGCCCAGGCCGATCTCAGCGGCAAGAAGGTGCTGGAGGTCAGCTGCGGTCACGGCGGCGGATCGTCGTATCTCACCCGCACACTCAAGCCTGCCTCCTACACGGGGCTGGATCTGAACCCGGCTGGAATCGAGTTCTGCAAGAAGCGCCATCATCTGCCCGGCTTGGAATTTGTCCACGGCGACGCCCAAAGTCTGCCGTTCCCAGACGATTCCTTCGATGCGGTGGTCAATGTCGAGGCCTCGCACCTCTACCCGGACGTTCCGAGCTTCTTCGCCGGAGTGGCGCGCGTGCTGCGCCCCGGAGGACATTTTCTCTACGCCGACTTCCGCCGGCGCGGCGCGGTCGACGAGTGGGAGGCGCAGATGGCCGACACCCCGTTCCGGATGGTTTCACACGCAATCATCGATGCCGATGTGCTGCGCGGAAACGAGAAGAATCGGCCGCGCAAGCAGGCGCTCATCGATCACCATGGTGCCGCGACGGCACGTGGTTTCACCCGTCTGTCAAGCGATTTGACCGACTGGGCGTTCAACGGCGCACTACGGAATGGGGAATTCACGTACCGGGTGTACAGCTTCGTCAAGGACTGA
- a CDS encoding SDR family NAD(P)-dependent oxidoreductase, whose protein sequence is MDGFVGKVAAVTGAGSGIGQALAIELARSGASLAISDIDTDGLADTEAQLTAIGAPFKTNLLDVADREAFAAYAEEVNDHFGKVNQIYNNAGISFYGDVEISQYKEIERVMNVDYWGVVHGTKAFLPHLIASGDGHVVNVSSAFGLFAVPGQAAYNSAKFAVRGFSEALFQEMALAGHPVRVTTVFPGGVTSAFLGNMTAAEELGDVDLTKNFDVRLWSTTPQKAARVILGGVRKKRPRVLIGPDIKILDLAVRLTGPRYQQLVPPLLRRFMKPIS, encoded by the coding sequence ATGGATGGGTTCGTCGGGAAGGTCGCCGCCGTCACCGGCGCCGGTTCGGGCATAGGTCAGGCTCTGGCAATCGAATTGGCGCGATCGGGCGCGTCGCTCGCAATCAGCGACATCGACACCGACGGACTGGCGGACACCGAGGCACAGTTGACCGCCATCGGCGCGCCGTTCAAGACCAACCTGCTCGACGTCGCCGATCGAGAGGCCTTCGCCGCCTACGCCGAAGAGGTCAACGATCATTTCGGCAAGGTCAACCAGATCTACAACAATGCCGGGATCTCCTTCTACGGGGACGTCGAAATAAGCCAGTACAAAGAGATCGAACGGGTGATGAACGTCGACTACTGGGGTGTGGTCCACGGTACGAAGGCGTTCCTGCCGCACCTGATCGCCTCCGGCGACGGTCACGTAGTCAACGTATCGAGCGCGTTCGGGTTGTTCGCGGTGCCGGGCCAGGCTGCCTACAACTCCGCGAAGTTCGCCGTTCGCGGCTTCAGCGAAGCGCTATTTCAGGAGATGGCACTTGCCGGACATCCCGTCAGGGTCACCACGGTGTTCCCCGGCGGTGTCACAAGTGCTTTCCTTGGCAACATGACTGCGGCCGAAGAGCTCGGCGACGTTGACTTGACGAAGAACTTTGACGTGCGGTTATGGTCGACGACGCCGCAAAAAGCGGCGCGAGTGATTCTCGGCGGGGTTCGCAAGAAGCGGCCCCGGGTTCTGATCGGGCCCGATATCAAAATTCTCGATCTGGCAGTGCGCCTCACCGGGCCCCGCTATCAACAGTTGGTTCCGCCGCTTTTGCGGCGCTTCATGAAGCCCATCAGCTGA